The region gtgtggttcgcgagttctatgcgaacacCAAGGCCGGGAAGAATGGTTTCACTATGGTGCGAGGGCGGACGGTAGAGTATAGTGCAGAGTCCATCATGACCGTGATTGAACATCCCGCGAGGAAGGTGGGGCAAGATacctggaatgataagactctAGAGGACTTTGATCTAGATCTTATTCTTGCTACTCTGTGTCGGCCCGACATACAttggaagatcaagaggggcacaTCCACCGAGTATTCTACGTTTCCGGCGTCcggcatgaacaggtttgcccgtgcatggaacgcttttatatgtgctaatatcatgccatcttggtatgtgcatgaggttactgtggagcgtgcacgtctgttatggggcattctgcagggtgattatgtagatttggggatggtgatataccagaggattctgaagtttttgagggggagcACTACGGGGTTTATTCTGTATGTGTCAGTGCTGATAAAACTGTGTGTGGTAGTTGGTGtgcattggcccgcacatgagcagttgcagattcCGAGTGCTCCGATCGATAGCACTACTTTAGCTACGATGCAggaatgggatggaggcaagcccgatctgaaggggcttggttattcttttgaccacctacctagtgggaggccagctgctggtCAGGCGAGCAGGACTGCATGAAGATCTCAGTTAGGAGATGAAGGAGGGCCATCACAGCAGGAGGAGGAGGCAGAAGGAGCCGACATGGGTGCTGGTTTAAGTACGATgcagtataggcgtcttgcgaggaggatggatgcgatgcacgcAATCCATAGTCGTTTTGTACaggatctcacccaggcacttgggactggatttagagccaccggagttgacattcagtggccaaaATTTGGTGAGAGCTctgtgtatccgcctcctgatacacctgacactccaccccttgagggtgatgattctgattcagagtagttatgcctgattccttactattaccttcaccgaggacagtgaatattttaagtttgggggtagtagttgaagaaATAGTTTGtatgagtctcatatagtttgcatgttcatgatagtttagttcatatagttgcatatttttccatgtagttttttttgtagtttttatgatattttgttcatgtagtttcatgcatttgcattaaaacatgatcccttagataatttttctgattgacctgcgatattgatgctagtgtagtgatctcgtatttagtgatgttgagacttattgaattgatttgcatgctagagacacttgtatttcactaagtcttataggttgctagagtggtagatcatgatcatggtttatttgatttggcgaggtttaatcgcttgtttatatttagaatttagggtattatcttaataataaaagacatggatatttaaaaattggagaatttggatttcattgctagttgtgtggctaggtgtcaaatggctagtagccggctcatatttttatgagtagtctagggttgaatgagatggagcgaaacgcactcattcagaaattgaaaaaagaaagaagagaaaaaaagaaaaaaaaagaagtgttatgtataattgatcacgagtgggctctttagtactcgagttattaggttcttaagggactttgtgcctagtgacctaaggcttttatggtctgggatccgctaacctaacgctcgctacatgggtactattgtataagtcttttatggacctcactcagtgcacgatcaaataagcatatttgtgttgttctatagtgaataaaagcatgaatccatataagctccaatataagaattgaagtgttataagttattttgagtctagtttcttattttatttttaaccttgcgattgccttgatgagtagtgagtcatgattattgatctagttgcgatattGTATCTGCAAGCTTCTTCACACACACatgtctctagtttgtaagttgatttgtatgatttgattgatcttcatgtgaataattgcatttgttgatatgttgcttgttggttgagttattctatcggggatcgttgcattcatatagttgcattcatgcatttttgtttcttgttctttgagtctgtttatgcttgaggacaagcattgattcaagtttgggggtatgttgagtggcatttatgacactttattatgctctaataagctttgaattggtgtatttgtactcaagttgttatgtgttttaaggtattttctagtgtttttgcatttcaggcactattcagataatcaggtgaattagcattattttggtgctaatttggtgtccaggtggtgttggaataaaagctcgtggaaagccggctcgaagcacCAAGTGTTGagaagaaatctgagtttttctCAGAGGGACGGCGCACCCgtgctgtgatagcgcgcggccgcgccggggttccagaaatgcagcgcgcccgcgctgtgatagcgcgcagCCGCGCCGAGGCCAAATTTCAGAATCCGGTTTCTATTACAATTCTAAAAGGGAAAGCTTCCAGATTgttgagggctgctatatatattcatattaggtcaTTTTTAGTAATAAAAAGTCATAGACGGACCAGAGCGCAAGGAaaagacggcaagagacctttggcacaattcaacaaaggcgaagacgatctagtttattcttgtgaatctttattttgagttgtaatttggatacttgtttcttgttttgctgaacctagactcttgtttgtacttggttttatttattcatataaagactacgtttgttatatcatatttcatcggaacccacgttgataatgagtccaattatggattaatcattatcgtggggttctagcggatttatttatggatttctttagttaaattgtttgatgccttaatatgtggtgattgtatgatatcctaatattggttatgcgtattcgtcttatgagcgtcgcgaacttgtaagatagcatgttaatttaaaaatgaagcggaagtgaatttaaggatttagaacttgccatgctagcataggtttatgtcattgttatgcatgattcgtaggtaattttaaccatcttgctttccctatgtaatcaagatagataacttatgcttaaaccattatgttgtcaaattctatagacatataaggtctcaatataattggtgcctattcagcttctatctcttttgtggatgtctggtagaatggtactcgtgcaacgaaagttggcgtttatcagtttcttgttatctgattagtgtcatcaccattgcatgttaaggttaagaataataaggctattgaatgaagtatttaatgaagttagaatcccttgtttgtcatatatatcaattcagtcaatcttattctcgtattTATAATTGTTAGcataattcttagttataattaatctcaatttgttatcgtcttagcattggataataaccatacattgttgcttaggtgcataaattagaaagttaaccaatacagtctctgtgggaatgaactagaaaagattctatactacttgcgaactcgtatacttgcatgtattattaacgcgtgtttagcgactaacataTACCCATCCTCCTTTGCGGTCCCATCTTTGACCTTTGAGGTGGGGCAATGGGAACATATACGGCACAACCAAAAATCCTAAAATGAGAGACATCAGGAATTTGACCTTGTGCTAGTTGATGGGGAGATTGTTTATGATAGGAGGATGGCCTAATCCTTATTAGTTTCACATCATGTAATATAGCATGACCCCCAACAGATGTAGGTAAGTTAGCTCTAAGAAGTAAGGGACGAGTGATAAGTTAAAGTCTTTTAATCAAAGATTCTGCCAAACCATTTTGGGTATGTACGTACGCTACTGGATATTCGACTGAGATTCCTACTGTCATACAATAATCATTGAAAGTTGAGGATGTAAATTCAGTAGAATTATCTAAACGAATTGATTTAATAGAATGGTCAGGGAATTGGgctcgtaactttattatttgGACAAGCAGTTTGGCAAAGGCTAAATTTTGGGCAGAAAGTACACATACATGAGACCTTCTGGTTGATGCATCAATTAAAACCATGAAATATCTAAATGGGCCTGAAGATGGATGAATGGGACCACAAATGTCACCTTGAATATGTTCTAAGAACTTGGGGGATTCAATCTGAAGTTATACATGAGATGGTCGAACAATTAATTTTCCTAGAGAACAATTTGAACAAGGAAGTTCATCTTGTGGTATGATCATATGATGTCTAAGAGGATGTCCCGTAGAATTTCCTATAATACGATGCATCATAGAAACTCCTGGATGACCAAGTCTATCATGCCACAGAATAAGGGATTTTGGATCAACGATTTTGGGAATAGTGACATTGTAAGACTCAATGACCTTTATTTGTGTGGTATACAACCCATAAGAGAGTACTAATGGTAATTTTTCCAAGATTTTCTTATAGCCTGAGGTAGTTGAAGTGATTAAGAGATATTATTTTCCACCCTCACTAGTAGTTTCCACGTGAAAATCATTAAGACGAATATCCTTAAAATTTAAGAGGTTCCTAGTTGACTTGCTAAAGTATAGGGCATTTGGTATATGAACCTGTGTCTTAATCGGTAGAGAAAAATTAGCCTTTCCAAAACCTTCGATTAAATAAGACGTACTCGAAATTGTTCATACTTGTGAGTTAGTTTTAGTTAACTGAGAAAAATACTTCTGGTTATGTAAAATTGTGTGAGTAGTTGCGCAGTCAGCAATACATATGTCTCCCATATTTGTGTCGTGTACATATATATAAGTGAAAAACGACTTTATTAAGATAAACAAAGTACATAAAACTAGAACATAGAACAAGAACATAAAACAAGTACATGGAAGTAGATATCAAAACAAGTAGATGTAGCACATGACATAAAAGAAGTGCATATGAAAGCTAGTCATCTAGGCCATAGTAGATATTAACACCATTTTCTAGTTCATTTTTGGTCTTAATCATCGGTTCATCATTATAGCTAGCCAAGTTTGTTTCCATTCTTTGTCCATCATTTATATGGCTCCTAAAGTTTTACAAGATGTTTGGGTGTACGACAAGTACGAGTCCAATACCCATGAGCCCCACATCTAAAGCAGATATCTCTAGTATCCCCTTCTGGTAGTGCCTTCCTTTTATTTGGCATCTCATTCTGCCACTTCTGGTGGCCAGAGTTGTTGTTGTATCCATCATGCTGCCACTTGAGGTGACCATAGTTATACTGATTACGAAACCGATCACGGAAATTTCCGTGTCCACGATTCCGTCCATAATCTCGTCCTCCTTTATGCCCTTTCCCACATCCATTTTTCCGGAATGACGTGTTATGTACTTCAGGTAATTGGGCAGAGCCTGTGGGACGTATCTGATGATTTTTCAATAACAACTTGTTGTTCTTTTCAGCTACAAGAAGGAGAGATATCAGCTCACTATATTTTTGAAAGTTGCGTTCCTGATATTATTGCGCCATAATCATAGTGTTGGGGTGAAAGGTTGATAGCGTCTTTTCAATCATGTCAGCATCAGTAATATTCTCACCACACAAGGTCAGATTTGAGCTTATTTTGAATAAGGCAGAATTATACTTAGCAACAGATTTGAAATCTTGTAACCTTATGTTAAGCCAGTCATACCGGGCATGAGGTAGATGAACAAGTTTTTGGTGATCAAATCTATCTTTGAGATTATTTCAAAGGGTGGGTGGGTTTTTGACGGTTAAGTATTCAGATTTTAAATTTTCATGAATGTGATACCTAAGAAAAATGATAGCCTTGGCATTTTGTTCAATGCTAGGAGTTTTTCCCGTTTCTATGGTGTCTTTTAACCCGCTAGCACTAAGGTGTAATTCAACATCGACTACCCAAGATAGATAATTATCCTCAAATACATCCAAGGTAAGAAACTCTAATTTTGCAAGATTCTCCATTCTGAATAGATTTTAAACAAGATATAATATGTCACATAATATTTAAACAAGTAAGTTGAAATAATAACTTTATACAAAAGTTACGACGATATAGCCGATCACAAaacttttaattattatttaacgACAACGCCATCTTTATAGTAGTATTACTTGAAGGCAGAGCCATCTTTATAGTTTTCAATTAGtaacataaataaatatttaacaaTAATTAGAATAAAATGAGTAAAAGAAATCGTACATCTTTTATGAAATAGTTTTAATTGATAGAGACTCGTGAGTCAGAATAAGTCGTACCTCTTTCGAGAATCAAGCTTCAGTTGGCAGAGACTCGTGTTGATAACGTGTTATAAATAAACTATAAACTATAGAATAATAAATGGAGAAGGAAAGAGAGAGATCTCAAAAGTATTATTACTTTTTCTGTAAATGTTCAAGTACAAATGACTAGACAAAACTTCTATTTATAGTAGAGTTTTATCAACTATACTAAGAAAACTTAAAAGGTAAGTTTTCTTAGTCACGTTAACAAAATCTTGATTTTCGTGACAAGCTTCCAATATTTAATTAAGTCTTTTTTGATAAGTATCGCGAGTTTTTCTTAATAAGTATTTCGAGTGTTCCTTAGTAAGATCGCGAGTCTTTCTTAGTAAGATTTGACAATCATTATTATAACAGTTTTCACAATTGTTACATATTTTTCATGACATGGCATAGTTATATTGAATATAATTTTTGTCTTCACATTTAAATGTATGATCAATTGATGATCAATTGATGTGGATGCTCTTCTAAGTCTTCCATTTTTAAGTGGAACTTTGATTTGCTATATTATGAATCTGAGTACTTCTTCTCCTTGAACAAATTTTATCATTTATTTCTGAAGTTTATAGATTTTATTTTTAATCTTTTCAACTTGTTGAGATACTTCATCTAAGCTTGATTCGATTATCTTAAAAGTTTCCAAGTATGCAACTCGAGCATCAATTTATGATGTTCAGCTCGCTAAGTTCTTTCTTATAATGACCTTGTTATTTTATTCTATTTGTAATATCTTAGTTTTGAGATTAGCTGCAATTTCATAATTAACATTAGATATTTTTTCAGTCAAAATTTCAGAAATGACCTTTTCATATTAACATTTTCCAACATTGAAAAATATACAACAACATCAATACATCAATATGGAACTAAGTGAAAAAAGTAAGGCAAAAACTCCCATGTATCACTCTTGGCACAAGTAGCACTACTCCTAACTCCGGTTGGCGCAAGTAATCAATTTTTTCAAGGCAAGTGGCTTATTTGTAACACCTTAGGCTCAAGTAACTCACTCTAGTGACGTTGGAGGCGCAAATGATATTGGTTTGTTATGAAATTAAGCATGGAAACCTCCATAGACGCAAGTAAAGGTTTATTTGCATACATGACAACTTGTGCA is a window of Apium graveolens cultivar Ventura chromosome 11, ASM990537v1, whole genome shotgun sequence DNA encoding:
- the LOC141695468 gene encoding uncharacterized protein LOC141695468; this encodes MALPSTEKNNKLLLKNHQIRPTGSAQLPEVHNTSFRKNGCGKGHKGGRDYGRNRGHGNFRDRFRNQYNYGHLKWQHDGYNNNSGHQKWQNEMPNKRKALPEGDTRDICFRCGAHGYWTRTCRTPKHLVKL